Proteins from one Pseudomonas grandcourensis genomic window:
- a CDS encoding transposase — protein MMGQLSSGQERLFYSFNLEDHIPANHLLRSIDRCLDLSDLRHYLADFYSPIGRPSIDPELMIRMLIVGYCYGIRSERRLCEEAHLNLAYRWFCRLSLEDEVPNHSTFSKNRHGRFRDSDLFRWLFNEVLRRCMDAGLVKGEGFAVDASIIKADASRQRGVPGDEPVNWNDPALSTRAVREYLEALDEEALAETLPKRLSLTDPQARWTAAPGGPAFYAYSTNYLIDTEHGVIMDVEPTPAHRTAEVESTKTMIERVEAQFDIKPERLIGDTAYGTAPMLAWMVEEKDIEPHVPVWDKTERKNNSFSSNDFHWNEEAEEYRCPAGNPLRSEWRAFKNERSHVTKANTIIFRSRQTDCVACLMKAKCCPNTACRKIARSVHEAARDVARRIAATPGYVRSRHERKKVEMLFAHLKRILKLDRLRLRGMSGATDEFTLAAAVQNLRRLAKFTSQGPPATG, from the coding sequence ATGATGGGACAGTTATCGAGTGGGCAGGAACGGCTGTTTTACTCGTTCAACCTTGAAGACCACATCCCCGCCAATCACCTTCTGCGTAGCATTGATCGGTGTCTCGATCTGAGCGACTTGCGCCATTACCTCGCCGATTTTTACAGCCCAATTGGGCGTCCGTCGATTGACCCTGAGTTGATGATCCGCATGCTGATCGTGGGCTATTGCTACGGCATTCGCTCAGAGCGTCGGCTGTGCGAAGAAGCCCATTTGAACCTGGCGTATCGCTGGTTCTGCCGGTTAAGCCTTGAAGATGAAGTCCCCAATCACTCGACCTTTTCCAAAAATAGGCACGGCCGTTTTCGGGACAGCGATTTGTTTCGCTGGCTGTTCAACGAAGTGCTGCGTCGTTGCATGGACGCCGGCCTGGTCAAGGGCGAAGGCTTTGCCGTGGACGCCAGCATCATCAAAGCGGATGCCAGCCGGCAGCGCGGTGTACCGGGTGATGAACCGGTCAACTGGAACGATCCGGCCCTGAGCACCCGCGCCGTGCGTGAGTATCTTGAGGCACTCGATGAAGAGGCTCTGGCCGAAACGCTACCGAAGCGCCTATCGCTGACTGATCCTCAAGCCCGCTGGACCGCAGCTCCAGGTGGCCCAGCGTTCTACGCTTATTCCACGAATTATCTGATCGATACCGAGCACGGCGTGATCATGGACGTGGAACCCACACCGGCTCATCGAACCGCAGAAGTCGAGAGCACCAAGACGATGATCGAACGGGTCGAAGCGCAGTTCGACATCAAGCCGGAGCGCCTTATTGGCGACACCGCTTACGGCACCGCGCCGATGCTGGCCTGGATGGTGGAGGAAAAAGACATCGAGCCGCATGTGCCGGTGTGGGACAAAACCGAGCGCAAGAACAACAGTTTTTCGAGCAACGATTTCCACTGGAATGAAGAGGCTGAGGAATACCGCTGCCCGGCCGGAAACCCATTGCGCAGCGAATGGCGAGCCTTCAAAAATGAGCGTTCACACGTCACCAAAGCCAACACCATTATCTTCCGATCCCGGCAGACCGACTGCGTTGCCTGTCTGATGAAAGCCAAGTGCTGCCCGAACACTGCGTGCCGCAAGATCGCCCGCAGCGTCCATGAAGCCGCGCGCGATGTGGCTCGGCGAATCGCAGCGACACCTGGGTACGTGCGCTCTCGCCACGAACGTAAGAAGGTCGAAATGTTGTTTGCCCACCTCAAGCGCATCCTGAAATTGGATCGCCTGCGACTACGTGGCATGAGTGGCGCGACTGATGAATTCACGCTGGCCGCTGCGGTGCAGAACCTGCGACGGCTGGCCAAATTTACATCTCAAGGGCCACCTGCCACGGGATAG